A genomic segment from Nematostella vectensis chromosome 6, jaNemVect1.1, whole genome shotgun sequence encodes:
- the LOC125568068 gene encoding N-acetyl-beta-glucosaminyl-glycoprotein 4-beta-N-acetylgalactosaminyltransferase 1-like, whose product MHWIALVFVLTAFVTTGFLVFSELDKTQELIRSLGHPSSLFARRDAFFNETSATFYKSFEVEEKGLHSHTWMHVCAQGIDVLCRFPLFPKSPDKVNKVRRLVNSSSLGQRVFGFFVPPMTGPYRFRLVSKHPTKVWLSTDTSPSNARDLFNSTAQVSGNLEVTSEEVYMRLGHRYFLEIVRGRLEPRADFQLSLMCPDAVGFKVIDEQHTQLMYREVTRATPRSSVKSAICPPSYHQHFGDASPARSPPIESPVRYLDHAEVSRALPSCTYKPSYVTRNCPPGCFFSESFVPIYRYPSVDLPRVENEHKLIDVDLSSEEAMRITKSYVQQLDAAYPSKFKLLEISSVEKKVNKLNGSRYFLELIFQSEDHPEPMMLSEIIYEYNDTQRTLCYPDGLQWERQAHIYIVIAIRNQGNWMGHFLDNLQDIYRDTNDKHVSLLVFDYNSDDIDVGLELSTRRLPPHQLLKKRGNFSRTESINALVKLVKDPRAIIFTMDLHLELPLRLLNDIRKHCFQNRSVYAPVLIRLGCGHNPLNISGRWEIHGFGIVGMYKSDWDQVGGYHEGYKTWGGEDWHMMDGVIRKELEYERVRAQGLMHYRHPKKGMWMGKNENWSDKR is encoded by the exons ATGCACTGGATAGCTCTAGTGTTCGTTTTAACTGCTTTTGTGACGACTGGATTTCTAGTTTTCAGCGAACTGGATAAAACACAAGAACTAATTCGTTCCCTGGGACACCCTAGCTCACTATTTGCCCGCAGGGACGCTTTTTTTAACGAAACCAGCGCTACCTTCTACAAAAGCTTCGAAGTGGAGGAAAAAGGGCTGCACTCACATACTTGGATGCACGTTTGCGCACAGGGAATCGACGTCTTATGCCGCTTTCCTCTATTCCCTAAAAGTCCGGACAAAGTGAACAAAGTCAGACGCCTCGTGAACTCGTCTTCTCTTGGTCAGCGCGTTTTTGGGTTTTTTGTTCCGCCCATGACGGGCCCTTATAGATTTCGTTTGGTATCGAAACATCCTACAAAAGTTTGGCTAAGCACCGATACTTCTCCCTCGAACGCCCGAGATCTTTTCAACAGCACCGCTCAGGTATCGGGTAACCTTGAGGTTACATCAGAAGAGGTTTACATGCGCCTGGGTCATCGTTACTTCTTAGAGATTGTTCGCGGCAGACTAGAGCCACGTGCGGATTTCCAGTTGTCTTTAATGTGCCCCGATGCAGTAGGGTTTAAAGTCATTGATGAACAGCACACACAGTTAATGTATAGGGAGGTTACACGAGCCACTCCACGCTCATCTGTCAAGAGTGCTATTTGTCCACCGTCTTACCATCAACACTTCGGTGATGCAAGCCCCGCTAGATCTCCCCCGATAGAGTCTCCGGTCCGGTATCTTGACCACGCTGAAGTGAGTCGAGCTCTGCCTTCTTGTACTTATAAGCCAAGCTATGTTACAAGGAATTGTCCTCCTGGCTGCTTCTTTAGTGAAAGTTTTGTGCCGATTTATCGATACCCAAGCGTAGATCTACCTCGAGTGGAAAACGAACACAAGCTGATTGATGTCGATCTAAGTAGTGAGGAAGCAATGCGCATCACAAAGTCCTACGTGCAACAATTAGATGCGGCATATCCCAG taagTTCAAGCTTCTCGAAATTAGTTCCGTGGAGAAGAAAGTTAACAAACTCAATGGATCCCGGTATTTTTTGGAGCTGATATTTCAGAGTGAAGATCACCCGGAGCCCATGATGCTCTCCGAGATCATTTACGAGTACAACGACACCCAGCGAACGTTGTGCTATCCCGACGGCCTTCAGTGGGAGAGACAAGCGCATATCTACATAGTGATCGCTATACGTAACCAAGGCAACTGGATGGGCCACTTCCTTGATAACTTACAGGATATCTACAGGGACACTAATGACAAACATGTCAGTCTACTGGTCTTTGATTACAACAGTGATGATATTGACGTTGGCTTGGAACTCAGCACTAGGCGTTTACCGCCTCATCAACTTCTGAAGAAGAGAGGCAACTTTTCTCGTACGGAGTCCATCAATGCCTTAGTAAAGCTAGTAAAAGACCCTCGCGCAATTATATTCACCATGGATCTTCATCTCGAACTGCCCCTACGCCTTCTCAATGACATTAGAAAG CATTGCTTTCAGAACAGGAGCGTCTACGCGCCAGTGTTGATAAGGTTGGGGTGCGGTCACAATCCTTTAAACATCAGTGGCAGGTGGGAAATTCATGGGTTTGGCATTGTCGGCATGTACAAGTCTGACTGGGACCAGGTTGGTGGATATCACGAGGGCTATAAGACATGGGGAGGAGAAGACTGGCACATGATGGATGGAGTTATCAGGAAGGAATTAGAGTACGAACGCGTCCGAGCACAAGGTTTGATGCATTATAGACACCCGAAAAAAGGGATGTGGATGGGCAAGAACGAAAACTGGTCTGATAAGCGATAG
- the LOC5514994 gene encoding condensin-2 complex subunit H2 isoform X3, which yields MPTQVASNPDGDLMSRYSYLLQPIRDMTKNWDIDVATQLEEYLQEIEKIQISFDGGKTSMNFAEAALLIQGSACIYSKKVEYLYTLVYQTLDLIASKKRLQQAASVDENGQDKDTTFKEEDDFLSLDDIKEAKNIDLKEDIDCLAESPLIPRTPLALIPLGEKERQDVLLSQTGEVLGSRNDFKMNTCCIHKSGALILDLAHLSLLDNSFSRLPTSTPQQAMAKETISDPKPVLEEQVVTDSQAQDISMIGPGDNHYDDDDDGNGCEDLAGDAIEEHAYDEQAEDVPEERMQLRQKHAPSVAALSKATSRDPWELLDPHAPKSNDEKPFRKGRPFKLPPSILGMAKETKRKRKRTEANPSHPVLIPIHEFCAMAFHSHSSKFPKNPLKAPAMKEFEYLFWVEYRRRQELDKKQKKILAQYLTEEQFDELNAPDPDIDENEPFPQDDYGDIGSNDQDDDEDEAGGFCDPRHDDEQAIVNIPPMAFEEAAADVLVVSSYEDLVRKYVEGYLMEAQQYAQETDLSKRVRTWENKILPTLEEEEKHAPFDIHKYGEDVLHSFQVFRTRVIRTRETY from the exons ATGCCGACCCAGGTAGCTAGCAACCCTGATGGTGACCTGATGTCGCGTTATAGCTATTTGCtgcaaccaatcagagataTGACAAAGAATTGGGACATTGATGTTGCTACCCAACTGGAAGAGTATCTACAAGAG ATTGAGAAAATTCAGATTTCATTTGATGGAGGCAAGACATCTATGAACTTTGCGGAGGCGGCTTTGTTGATCCAAGGCTCTGCATGTATTTATAGCAAGAAAGTCGAGTACCTCTACACGCTTGTGTATCAGACGCTCGATCTGATAGCCAGCAAAAA ACGGCTACAACAAGCTGCATCTGTAGATGAGAATGGTCAAGACAAAGATACAACCTTCAAAGAAGAGGACGAT TTTCTGTCCCTGGATGACATCAAAGAGGCTAAAAATATTGATCTGAAGGAAGATATAGACTGTTTAGCTGAG TCACCATTGATACCCAGGACTCCTTTGGCTTTGATTCCTCTTGGGGAAAAAGAGAGACAAGATGTTTTGCTAAG TCAAACTGGTGAGGTGTTGGGAAGCCGGAATGATTTCAAG ATGAATACCTGTTGCATTCACAAGTCTGGTGCTCTGATACTGGACCTTGCACATCTCTCTTTGCTTGATAACTCCTTCTCCCGTTTGCCAACCTCAACCCCCCAACAAGCTATGGCTAAAG AGACTATTTCAGATCCCAAGCCTGTACTTGAAGAGCAAG TTGTGACCGACTCCCAGGCCCAAGACATCAGCATGATAGGGCCTGGAGATAACcactatgatgatgatgatgatggtaatggttgTGAGGATTTGGCTGGGGATGCTATTGAAGAGCATGCATATGACGAGCAAGCAGAG GATGTCCCTGAGGAAAGAATGCAATTGAGACAAAAGCATGCTCCTTCTGTAGCCGCTCTTAGCAAAGCCACA TCAAGAGATCCTTGGGAACTCCTTGATCCTCATGCCCCTAaaagtaatgatgagaaaCCATTCAGAAAAG GTAGGCCATTCAAATTGCCCCCTTCTATTCTTGGGATGGCTAAGGAAACcaagagaaagagaaaacgAACAGAAGCCAACCCTTCACATCCAGTGCTCATACCTATACACGAGTTTTGTGCAATGGCTT TTCATTCTCACTCTTCAAAGTTTCCTAAGAATCCACTGAAAGCCCCTGCAATGAAAG AGTTCGAATACTTGTTCTGGGTGGAGTACAGACGAAGACAGGAGCTGGATAAGAAACAGAAGAAAATTCTG gcACAGTACCTGACTGAAGAGCAGTTTGATGAGCTCAATGCTCCAGATCCTGACATAGATGAAAATGAGCCTTTCCCACAAGATGATTATG GGGATATTGGAAGCAATGATCAGgacgatgatgaagatgaagctGGTGGGTTCTGCGACCCTAGGCATGATGATGAGCAAGCCATTGTCAACATTCCCCCCATGG CGTTTGAGGAAGCAGCTGCAgatgttcttgttgtgtcaagTTATGAAGATCTAGTTCGGAAATATGTG GAGGGGTACTTGATGGAAGCACAGCAGTATGCTCAGGAGACAGACCTTAGCAAGCGTGTTCGGACCTGGGAAAACAAAATCCTGCCAACCTTGGAAGAAGAG GAAAAACACGCGCCGTTTGATATCCACAAATATGGGGAAGATGTTCTTCACTCATTCCAAG TTTTCAGAACCAGGGTTATTAGGACGCGAGAAACGTACTGA
- the LOC5514994 gene encoding condensin-2 complex subunit H2 isoform X4 has product MPTQVASNPDGDLMSRYSYLLQPIRDMTKNWDIDVATQLEEYLQEIEKIQISFDGGKTSMNFAEAALLIQGSACIYSKKVEYLYTLVYQTLDLIASKKRLQQAASVDENGQDKDTTFKEEDDFLSLDDIKEAKNIDLKEDIDCLAESPLIPRTPLALIPLGEKERQDVLLSQTGEVLGSRNDFKMNTCCIHKSGALILDLAHLSLLDNSFSRLPTSTPQQAMAKETISDPKPVLEEQVVTDSQAQDISMIGPGDNHYDDDDDGNGCEDLAGDAIEEHAYDEQAEDVPEERMQLRQKHAPSVAALSKATSRDPWELLDPHAPKSNDEKPFRKGRPFKLPPSILGMAKETKRKRKRTEANPSHPVLIPIHEFCAMAFHSHSSKFPKNPLKAPAMKEFEYLFWVEYRRRQELDKKQKKILAQYLTEEQFDELNAPDPDIDENEPFPQDDYGDIGSNDQDDDEDEAGGFCDPRHDDEQAIVNIPPMAFEEAAADVLVVSSYEDLVRKYVEGYLMEAQQYAQETDLSKRVRTWENKILPTLEEEEKHAPFDIHKYGEDVLHSFQGIPNSGEPASRG; this is encoded by the exons ATGCCGACCCAGGTAGCTAGCAACCCTGATGGTGACCTGATGTCGCGTTATAGCTATTTGCtgcaaccaatcagagataTGACAAAGAATTGGGACATTGATGTTGCTACCCAACTGGAAGAGTATCTACAAGAG ATTGAGAAAATTCAGATTTCATTTGATGGAGGCAAGACATCTATGAACTTTGCGGAGGCGGCTTTGTTGATCCAAGGCTCTGCATGTATTTATAGCAAGAAAGTCGAGTACCTCTACACGCTTGTGTATCAGACGCTCGATCTGATAGCCAGCAAAAA ACGGCTACAACAAGCTGCATCTGTAGATGAGAATGGTCAAGACAAAGATACAACCTTCAAAGAAGAGGACGAT TTTCTGTCCCTGGATGACATCAAAGAGGCTAAAAATATTGATCTGAAGGAAGATATAGACTGTTTAGCTGAG TCACCATTGATACCCAGGACTCCTTTGGCTTTGATTCCTCTTGGGGAAAAAGAGAGACAAGATGTTTTGCTAAG TCAAACTGGTGAGGTGTTGGGAAGCCGGAATGATTTCAAG ATGAATACCTGTTGCATTCACAAGTCTGGTGCTCTGATACTGGACCTTGCACATCTCTCTTTGCTTGATAACTCCTTCTCCCGTTTGCCAACCTCAACCCCCCAACAAGCTATGGCTAAAG AGACTATTTCAGATCCCAAGCCTGTACTTGAAGAGCAAG TTGTGACCGACTCCCAGGCCCAAGACATCAGCATGATAGGGCCTGGAGATAACcactatgatgatgatgatgatggtaatggttgTGAGGATTTGGCTGGGGATGCTATTGAAGAGCATGCATATGACGAGCAAGCAGAG GATGTCCCTGAGGAAAGAATGCAATTGAGACAAAAGCATGCTCCTTCTGTAGCCGCTCTTAGCAAAGCCACA TCAAGAGATCCTTGGGAACTCCTTGATCCTCATGCCCCTAaaagtaatgatgagaaaCCATTCAGAAAAG GTAGGCCATTCAAATTGCCCCCTTCTATTCTTGGGATGGCTAAGGAAACcaagagaaagagaaaacgAACAGAAGCCAACCCTTCACATCCAGTGCTCATACCTATACACGAGTTTTGTGCAATGGCTT TTCATTCTCACTCTTCAAAGTTTCCTAAGAATCCACTGAAAGCCCCTGCAATGAAAG AGTTCGAATACTTGTTCTGGGTGGAGTACAGACGAAGACAGGAGCTGGATAAGAAACAGAAGAAAATTCTG gcACAGTACCTGACTGAAGAGCAGTTTGATGAGCTCAATGCTCCAGATCCTGACATAGATGAAAATGAGCCTTTCCCACAAGATGATTATG GGGATATTGGAAGCAATGATCAGgacgatgatgaagatgaagctGGTGGGTTCTGCGACCCTAGGCATGATGATGAGCAAGCCATTGTCAACATTCCCCCCATGG CGTTTGAGGAAGCAGCTGCAgatgttcttgttgtgtcaagTTATGAAGATCTAGTTCGGAAATATGTG GAGGGGTACTTGATGGAAGCACAGCAGTATGCTCAGGAGACAGACCTTAGCAAGCGTGTTCGGACCTGGGAAAACAAAATCCTGCCAACCTTGGAAGAAGAG GAAAAACACGCGCCGTTTGATATCCACAAATATGGGGAAGATGTTCTTCACTCATTCCAAG